In Brevibacillus marinus, the genomic window CAGCCAGGGGCCAACGACGTGTGGGTCGTTCGCGGCCCGCGCGGCGAGATTTACCTGCCATTTATCGATGACTGCATCAAGCAGGTGGACATAGAACAGAAACGCGTCGTCTGCCACCTGCTGGAAGGCTTGCTGTAGAAGGGCAGAAGGAGGCCGTTTTATGCGGATCGACATCCTTACCTTGTTTCCGGAAATGTTCGCCGGGGTGCTCGGCGCGAGCATCCTGGGCAAGGCAGCGGACAAAGGAATCGTACAGTATCGGTTGATCAACTTTCGCGATTATTCGGAGAGCAAGCACGGTACGGTTGACGACGTGCCGTATGGCGGCGGCGGCGGGATGGTGCTGAAGCCGGAGCCGTTGTTCAACGCCGTGGAAGCGATCCGGGAAGGCGGCCAGCCGCGCGTCATCCTGATGTGTCCGCAGGGCAAACGGTACACCCAGCAGCTGGCGGAAGAACTGGCGCAGGAGGAGCACCTGGTGCTGATTTGCGGCCATTACGAGGGATATGATGAGCGCATCCGCGAACATCTCGCCACAGACGAAATCTCGATTGGCGACTACGTGTTGACCGGCGGGGAACTGCCGGCGATGGT contains:
- the trmD gene encoding tRNA (guanosine(37)-N1)-methyltransferase TrmD; its protein translation is MRIDILTLFPEMFAGVLGASILGKAADKGIVQYRLINFRDYSESKHGTVDDVPYGGGGGMVLKPEPLFNAVEAIREGGQPRVILMCPQGKRYTQQLAEELAQEEHLVLICGHYEGYDERIREHLATDEISIGDYVLTGGELPAMVVVDSVVRLLPGVLGNERSAACDSFATGLLEHPHYTRPADFRGWKVPDILLSGHHAKIERWRLKESLRRTKERRPDLLEQIELTPEMRSLLHELEAEQKNSGQAGD